Part of the Anaerolineae bacterium genome, GAGTCTTCTGGTCCTTCAACCACTTCGACACTCGCTTCCTCAGCGAAGGTGGGAGCAAAAGCCTGCTCTTCTTCGGCGAGCGAACTGTAGGCGGGAAGTGCCTTTTCTGTCAATTCCTTAATAATCAACTCTAACCAATTGGGAAACAGCATCACGCTTATTCTCCTGTTATCTCTTGGTAAATTCGATGCAAAGGGAGAGGGAAATGAATGAGCACCGGTCGTTTGTGTAGGCTATGCCAAAGCAGCATCCAGCCCTTATCTAATACCATTGCGCGCTCTTTCAACCCTTCAGCAAGCCAGGCGTAAGGAGGCTTGTGGATCTCAACAGCATGACTACGACCAACGGCAAAGGTGGAGGTGTTTGCCAGAACCTCTTCGTCGACCTTTGATGCCAGTTGCTGGGCGCCGCACAACGCCATGCCTATGCTTCGTCCACGTGCCGCCATTTCGACAATCTCTCCCTTCAATGCTGAATATTCTCTGCCCGCCGGTACAAACTTGTTAAGTTCGTCCACAAAAATCACTACATGCCTGGGGAAATCTGCCAACTCTCCCTCCAGGTGACCCGTCAACTCCAGGCTTTTCCGTTCTTCTAGCTTCTGGAACACCTTGCGCACAATAGTCTGAAATACCAATCGCTGCCCTTTGTCACTTAATTGTGTGATGTCAATGACCCATAAC contains:
- a CDS encoding Bipolar DNA helicase HerA — translated: MYFAIISSACHNPTPPPGIRSTFSTVSEGGVLSQRRDDVVTPFNYSLNTLISSGVGSLYTLFDPEDLDEKALALIASMSEVAKTKTLTFENLIKNVEDSLSAGQNRGDWFTFGNTTHHKATAHKILNRMKHAVDNQLKGVILKSESTDQSIDINTLRPGQLWVIDITQLSDKGQRLVFQTIVRKVFQKLEERKSLELTGHLEGELADFPRHVVIFVDELNKFVPAGREYSALKGEIVEMAARGRSIGMALCGAQQLASKVDEEVLANTSTFAVGRSHAVEIHKPPYAWLAEGLKERAMVLDKGWMLLWHSLHKRPVLIHFPLPLHRIYQEITGE